A genomic stretch from Anoplopoma fimbria isolate UVic2021 breed Golden Eagle Sablefish chromosome 8, Afim_UVic_2022, whole genome shotgun sequence includes:
- the rxfp3.2b gene encoding relaxin family peptide receptor 3.2b produces the protein MQLNETGVQTLAPEPCEQQILQEDNSANCSGGSTGNLSLHCWLQLLTRESIMEFQGDGSSLVVRVMIACVYSIVCALGLVGNSLALYLLHSRYRQKQSSINCFVMGLAVTDLQFVLTLPFWAVDTALDFRWPFGAVMCKIISSVTTMNMYASVYFLTAMSVARYYSISSALKMHSRRAAATRAKWTSLGIWAVSLLATLPHAIYSTSFQVSDEELCLVRFPETGSWDPQLLLGLYQLQKVLLGFLIPLIIITVCYLLLVRFILSRRIAGAGGPEVEQGRQQRRSKVTKSIVIVVLSFFLCWLPNQALTMWGVLIKFDLVPFSKAFYNVQAYAFPLTVCLAHTNSCLNPVLYCLIRKEFRAGLKELLLRATPSFRSLTHLLHRKAKVAEAPPVLVLVQMDV, from the coding sequence ATGCAGCTGAATGAGACTGGAGTTCAAACACTGGCTCCGGAGCCATGTGAGCAGCAGATACTTCAGGAGGACAACTCCGCAAACTGCAGCGGCGGCTCCACCGGCAACCTGTCGCTGCACTGCTGGCTGCAGCTCCTCACCAGGGAATCCATCATGGAATTTCAAGGAGACGGCTCCAGTCTGGTGGTGCGCGTGATGATCGCTTGTGTCTACTCCATAGTCTGTGCACTCGGGCTGGTGGGCAACTCGCTGGCTCTGTATCTGCTGCACTCGCGCTACAGGCAGAAGCAATCCTCCATCAACTGCTTTGTGATGGGGCTGGCCGTCACAGACCTCCAGTTTGTTCTGACTCTACCTTTCTGGGCGGTGGACACGGCCCTGGACTTCCGCTGGCCATTTGGAGCCGTGATGTGCAAAATCATCAGCTCCGTCACCACCATGAACATGTACGCCAGCGTGTACTTCCTCACAGCCATGAGCGTGGCACGTTATTACTCCATCTCCTCCGCGCTGAAGATGCACAGCCGGCGGGCGGCGGCCACTAGAGCAAAGTGGACGAGCCTTGGCATCTGGGCCGTCTCTCTGCTGGCCACTCTGCCTCATGCCATCTACTCCACCAGCTTCCAGGTGTCGGATGAGGAGCTCTGCCTGGTTCGCTTCCCGGAAACAGGCAGCTGGGATCCACAGCTTCTTTTGGGTCTCTACCAGCTGCAAAAAGTCCTGCTGGGCTTCCTCATCCCTTTGATCATAATCACTGTCTGCTACCTGCTGCTGGTGCGCTTCATCCTCAGCCGACGCATCGCAGGTGCTGGGGGCCCGGAGGTGGAGCAGGGCCGGCAACAGCGTCGCTCCAAAGTAACCAAATCCATCGTCATTGTGGTTCTGTCCTTCTTTCTGTGCTGGCTTCCCAATCAGGCGCTGACGATGTGGGGAGTGCTCATAAAGTTTGACCTTGTGCCCTTCAGCAAGGCCTTCTACAACGTGCAGGCCTACGCCTTCCCGCTGACGGTGTGCTTGGCACACACCAACAGCTGCCTCAACCCCGTGCTCTACTGCTTGATTCGCAAAGAGTTCCGGGCAGGGCTCAAGGAGCTTCTCCTCCGCGCCACGCCATCCTTCAGGAGCCTGACTCATCTGCTGCATCGCAAGGCCAAAGTGGCCGAGGCGCCGCCGGTTCTCGTGCTGGTCCAAATGGATGTCTAA